Proteins from a genomic interval of Dama dama isolate Ldn47 chromosome 1, ASM3311817v1, whole genome shotgun sequence:
- the LOC133049715 gene encoding olfactory receptor 5P1-like, with amino-acid sequence MTFGNHTSVTEFILLGLTEDPTLCGIFFVVFLGIYAVTLVGNISIIILIRTCSHLHTPMYLFLSHLAVVDSGCTTSVTPMMLIGFLRQGVTITAAGCEAQLCFVVMFGSAECFLLAAMAYDRYVAICLPLLYSTHMSPRVCVLLTGVSYLGGCVNAWTFTSCLLTLSFCGPNHINDFFCDFSPLLKLSCSDVSTIEIIPSISSGSILAFTVSVIALSYICILNTILKMRSTEGRHKAFSTCTSHLTAVTLYYGTITFIYVMPKSSYSIDQNKVLSVFYTVLIPMLNPLIYSLRNKDVKKALRKASVRMYS; translated from the coding sequence ATGACTTTTGGAAACCACACCAGTGTGACAGAGTTCATCCTTTTGGGGTTAACAGAGGATCCTACACTTTGTGGCATCTTTTTTGTGGTATTTCTAGGAATCTATGCTGTCACCTTAGTAGGCAATATCAGCATAATTATTCTAATAAGAACCTGTTCCCACCTTCACACCCCCATGTATCTCTTCCTCAGTCATTTGGCTGTTGTGGACAGTGGGTGTACTACATCTGTCACACCTATGATGCTTATAGGATTTCTGAGACAAGGAGTGACCATCACTGCTGCTGGCTGTGAAGCTCAGCTGTGTTTTGTGGTCATGTTTGGGTCAGCTGAGTGCTTCCTGCTGGCtgccatggcctatgaccgctatgtggccatctgcttGCCCCTACTCTACTCCACACACATGTCCCCGAGAGTCTGTGTTCTCTTGACTGGGGTATCCTACCTAGGTGGATGTGTCAATGCTTGGACATTTACTAGTTGTTTATTGACTCTCTCTTTCTGTGGACCAAATCACATTAATGACTTTTTCTGTGATTTCTCCCCTCTGTTGAAACTTTCCTGCTCAGATGTCTCCACTATTGAAATTATCCCTTCCATCTCCTCTGGATCTATCCTTGCATTCACAGTGTCTGTCATAGCTCTCTCTTACATCTGCATCCTCAACACCATCCTGAAGATGCGCTCCACTGAAGGGAGACAcaaggccttctccacctgcacCTCTCACCTCACCGCAGTCACTCTCTACTATGGAACGATTACCTTCATTTATGTGATGCCCAAATCCAGCTATTCAATTGACCAGAACAAAGTGCTGTCTGTGTTCTACACAGTGTTGATCCCCATGTTGAACCCCCTCATCTACAGTCTGAGAAACAAAGACGTAAAGAAAGCCCTGAGAAAGGCAAGTGTCAGAATGTATTCTTAG
- the LOC133049634 gene encoding olfactory receptor 5P1-like produces the protein MEFGNHTSVTEFILLGLTEDPTLCVIFFVIFLGIYVITLIGNISIIILIRSCSHLHTPMYFFLSHLAFVDIGFSTSITPMMIIGLLKHRLALPVAGCEAQLCSGVTFGTAECFLLAAMAYDCYVAICLPLLYSTHMSSRVCVILVGSCYLGGCVNAWTFASCLLTLSFCGPNQVDHFFCDFSPLLKLSCSDVSIIEIIPSISSGSIIVVTVSVIALSYICILNTILKMRSTEGRHKAFSTCTSHLTAVTLYYGTITFIYVMPKSSYSTDQNKVLSVFYTVLIPMLNLLIYSLRNRDVKKSLRKQVSEYILRIYS, from the coding sequence ATGGAGTTTGGAAACCACACCAGCGTGACAGAGTTTATCCTTTTGGGGTTAACAGAAGATCCTACACTTTGTGTCATCTTCTTTGTGATATTTCTAGGCATTTATGTCATCACCTTAATAGGCAATATtagcataattattttaataagaagCTGTTCCCACCTTCATACTCCCATGTATTTCTTTCTCAGTCACTTGGCTTTTGTAGACATCGGGTTTTCCACATCCATCACACCTATGATGATTATAGGACTTCTGAAACATAGATTGGCCCTCCCAGTTGCTGGCTGTGAAGCCCAGCTCTGTTCTGGGGTCACATTTGGGACAGCTGAGTGCTTCCTCCTGGCTGCCATGGCCTATGactgctatgtggccatctgcttGCCCCTACTCTATTCCACCCACATGTCCTCCAGAGTCTGTGTCATCTTGGTTGGGTCTTGCTATCTGGGTGGGTGTGTGAATGCTTGGACATTTGCTAGTTGTTTATTGACTCTGTCTTTCTGTGGACCAAATCAGGTAGACCACTTTTTCTGTGATTTCTCCCCTCTGTTGAAACTTTCCTGCTCAGATGTCTCCATCATTGAAATTATCCCTTCCATCTCTTCTGGCTCCATCATTGTGGTCACGGTGTCTGTCATAGCTCTCTCTTACATCTGCATCCTCAACACCATCCTGAAGATGCGCTCCACTGAAGGGAGACAcaaggccttctccacctgcacCTCTCACCTCACCGCAGTCACGCTCTACTATGGAACCATTACCTTCATCTATGTGATGCCCAAATCCAGCTACTCAACTGACCAGAACAAAGTGCTGTCTGTGTTCTACACAGTGTTGATCCCCATGTTGAACCTCCTCATCTACAGTCTGAGGAACAGAGACGTAAAGAAGTCCCTGAGAAAGCAAGTGTCAGAATATATTCTTAGAATCTATTCTTAA